The window ATCCAGCGTCAGCCGGGGGCCAACGTCATCGAGGTGGTCGACCGGATCAAGGCGCTGTTGCCGAGCATCACCGACAACCTGCCGGCCGGCATCGACGTGGCCGTGCTGACTGACCGTACCCAGACCATCCGCGCCTCGGTTACCGACGTCCAGCATGAACTGCTGATCGCCATCGCCCTGGTGGTGATGGTGACGTTCCTGTTCCTGCGCCGGGCCAGTGCCACGATCATTCCGTCAGTGGCCGTGCCGCTGTCGCTGATCGGTACCTTTGGGGTCATGTACCTGGCGGGCTTCTCGGTCAACAACCTGACGCTGATGGCGTTGACCATCGCCACCGGTTTCGTGGTCGACGATGCCATCGTCATGCTGGAAAACATCTCGCGCTTCGTCGAGGAAGGCGACAGCCCGATGCAGGCGGCCCTCAAGGGCGCCAAGCAGATCGGCTTCACCCTGGTGTCGCTGACCCTGTCGCTGATCGCGGTACTGATCCCGCTGCTGTTCATGGCTGACGTGGTCGGGCGGTTGTTCCGCGAGTTCGCCATTACCCTGGCGGTGGCGATCCTGATTTCCCTGGTGGTCTCGTTGACCCTGACCCCGATGATGTGTGCCCGCCTGCTCAAGCGCGAGCCCAAGGAAGAGGAGCAGGGGCGTTTCTACCGCGCCAGTGGTGCCTGGATCGACTGGCTGATCGAAGCCTACGGACGCAAGCTGCAATGGGTACTGAAGCACCAGCCGCTGACCCTGCTGGTCGCCATCGGTACCCTGGCGCTGACCGTGTTCCTTTACCTGATGGTGCCCAAGGGTTTCTTCCCGGTGCAGGATACCGGGGTGATCCAGGGCATTTCCGAAGCGCCGCAGGCCGTATCGTTCGCGGCCATGAGCCAGCGCCAACAGGAGCTGGCCAAGGTGATTCTGGCCGACCCGGCGGTGGAAAGCCTGTCTTCCTACATCGGTGTCGATGGTGATAACGCCACCCTCAACAGCGGCCGCCTGCTGATCAACCTCAAGCCGCATCGCCAGCGTGATCTCAGTGCGGCCCAGGTCATCAACCGTCTGCAACCGCAAGTTGACCAGCTGGTAGGTATCCGCCTGTTCATGCAGCCGGTGCAGGACCTGACCATCGAGGACCGCGTCAGCCGGACCCAGTATCAGTTCAGCATGTCCTCGCCGGATGCCGACCTGCTCGCCGAGTGGAGTGGCAAGCTGCTGCAGGCCCTGGCCGAGCGGCCGGAACTGACCGATGTCGCCAGCGACCTGCAGGACAAGGGCCTGCAGGTGTACCTGGTGATCGATCGCGATGCCGCCTCGCGGCTGGGAGTCTCGGTTTCCGATATCACCGATGCGCTGTACGACGGCTTCGGCCAGCGGCAGATCTCCACCATCTACACCCAGGCCAGCCAGTATCGCGTGGTGCTCCAGGCCCAGGCCGGGGAGAAGATCGGTCCGGCGGCGCTCGACCAGATCCACGTCAAGACCACCAGCGGCAGCCAGGTTCGCCTGTCGAGCCTGGCCCGGATCGAGGAACGCCAGGCGCAACTGGCGATTTCCCATATCGGCCAGTTCCCGGCGGTGACGATGTCGTTCAACCTCGCGCCGGGCATCGCCCTGGGCAAGGGCGTCGAGATCATCGACCAGGTCAAGCAGGACATCGGCATGCCGATCGGCGTGCAGACCCAGTTCCAGGGCGCTGCCGAAGCCTTCCAGGCCTCGTTGTCGAGCACCTTGCTGCTGATCCTGGCGGCCGTGGTGACCATGTACATCGTGCTCGGGGTGCTCTACGAGAGCTACATCCACCCGGTGACGATCCTCTCGACCCTGCCATCGGCCGCGGTCGGTGCCTTGCTGGCGCTGATTCTCAGCGGCAACGACCTGGGCATGATCGCCATCATCGGTATCATCCTGCTGATCGGTATCGTCAAGAAGAACGCGATCATGATGATCGACTTCGCCCTCGACGCCGAGCGCAACCAGGGCATTGCGCCCGAGCAGGCGATCTACCAGGCGGCACTGCTGCGCTTCCGGCCGATCCTGATGACCACCCTGGCCGCGCTGTTCGGGGCCGTGCCGCTGATGCTCGCCACCGGTTCCGGGGCCGAGCTGCGCCAGCCGCTGGGCCTGGTGATGGTTGGCGGGTTGCTGGTCAGCCAGGTACTGACGCTGTTCACCACGCCGGTGATCTACCTGTTCTTCGATCGCCTGGGACGACGTTGGGGCCGCCATCCGAGCCGCCTGGAGCAGGCGGACACATGAACCTTTCCGGACCCTTTATCCGTCGACCGGTAGCGACCATGCTGCTGAGCCTGGCGATCGTCCTGCTCGGTGGCGTCAGCTTCGGCCTGTTGCCGGTGTCGCCGTTGCCACAGATGGACTTCCCGGTGATCGTGGTGCAGGCCAGCCTGCCGGGTGCCAGCCCGGAGGTGATGGCCTCGACCGTGGCCACGCCACTGGAGCGTTCCTTCGGGGTGATCCCCGGGGTCAACACCATGAGCAGCCGCTCCAGCCAGGGCTCGACCCGGGTGATCCTGCAGTTCGACCTGGACCGTGACATCAACGGCGCGGCGCGCGAGGTGCAGGCGGCCATCAACGCCTCGCGCAACCTGCTGCCCAGCGGCATGCGCAGCATGCCGACCTACAAGAAGGTCAACCCGTCCCAGGCGCCGATCATGGTGCTGTCGTTGACTTCCGATGTGTTGCAGAAGGGCCAGCTGTACGACCTGGCCTCGACCATCCTGTCCCAGAGCCTGTCCCAGGTACCGGGCGTGGGGGAGGTGCAGATCGGTGGCAGCTCGCTGCCAGCGGTGCGCATCGAACTCGAACCCCAGGCGCTGAACCAGTATGGGGTGGCGCTGGACGACGTGCGCACCACGATCGCCAATGCCAACGTGCGTCGGCCCAAGGGGTCGCTGGAGGATGACCAGCGCAACTGGCAGGTGCAGGCCAATGACCAGCTGGAGAAGGCCAAGGACTACGAGCCGCTGATCATCCACTACCAGAACGGCGCCGCCCTGCGCCTGGGCGATGTGGCGAAAATCAGCGACGGTGTCGAGGATCGCTACAACAGCGGCTTCTTCAACAATGATGCCGCGGTACTGCTGGTGATCAACCGCCAGGCCGGGGCCAACATCATCGAGACGGTCAACGAGATCAAGGCCCAGTTGCCGGCGTTGCAGGCGGTGTTGCCCTCGAGCGTCAAGCTGAATTTGGCCATGGACCGTTCACCGGTGATCAAGGCCACCCTGCATGAAGCCGAGATGACCCTGCTGATCGCCGTGGCCCTGGTGGTGCTGGTGGTCTACCTGTTCCTCGGCAATTTCCGTGCATCGCTGATTCCGACCCTGGCGGTACCGGTGTCGCTGATCGGCACCTTCGCCATCATGTATTTGTACGGGTTCTCCCTGAACAACCTGTCGCTGATGGCGCTGATCCTGGCCACGGGGCTGGTGGTGGACGATGCGATCGTGGTGCTGGAGAACATTTCCCGGCATATCGACGACGGTGTGGCGCCGATGAAGGCGGCCTACCTGGGGGCGAAGGAGGTCGGTTTCACCCTGCTGTCGATGAACGTGTCGCTGGTGGCGGTGTTCCTGTCGATCCTGTTCATGGGCGGGATCATCGAGAGTCTGTTCCGCGAGTTTTCGATTACCCTGGCCGCCTCGATCGTGGTCTCGCTGGTGGTGTCCCTGACCCTCACGCCGATGCTCTGCGCCCGTTGGCTCAAGCCGCATGCCAAGGGCGTACAGACGCGCCTGCAACGCTGGAGCGAGAAGGCCAACGACCGCATGGTCGACGCCTATGGCAAGAGCCTGGACTGGGTGTTGCGCCACCGCCGGCTGACGCTGCTCAGCCTGCTGATTACCATCGGCGTCAACATCGCGCTGTACGTGGTGGTGCCCAAGACTTTCATGCCGCAGCAGGACACCGGGCAGTTGATCGGTTTCGTGCGCGGCGATGATGGCCTGTCGTTCGGCGTGATGCAGCCGAAGATGGAAACCTTCCGCAAGGCCATTCTCGCGGACCCGGCGGTACAGAGCGTGGCCGGCTTCATCGGCGGCAACAACGGCACCAACAACGCCTTCATGCTGGTGCGCCTCAAACCCATCAAGGAGCGCAACATCTCGGCGCAAAAGGTCATCGAGCGCCTGCGGGTGGAGATGCCCAAGGTCGCTGGCGCACGGTTGATGCTGATGGCCGACCAGGATCTGCAGTTTGGTGGCGGTCGCGAACAGACGACTTCCCAGTACTCCTACATCCTGCAAAGCGACGACCTGGCGGCGTTGCGCGAGTGGTACCCGAAGGTGATCACTGCGTTCAAGGGGTTGCCGGAGCTGACGGCGATCGACGCTCGCGAGGGGCGTGGGGCCCAACAGACCACCCTGGTGGTCGACCGCGACACGGCCAAGCGCCTGGGCGTCGACATGAGCATGGTCACCGCCGTGCTGAACAACGCCTACAGCCAACGGCAGATCTCGACCATCTATGACACCCTGAACCAGTACCAGGTGGTGATGGAGGTCAACCCCAAGTATGCCCAGGACCCGGAGACCCTGAACCAGGTCAAGGTGATCGGCAAGGACGGCGAGCGCATCCCGCTCTCGGCCATCGCGCACTACGAAAACAGCCTGCAGGAAGACCAGGTCAACCATGAGGGGCAGTTCGCTTCGCAGAGCCTGTCGTTCGACATGGCCCCTGGCGTGACGGTGGAGCAGGGCACGGCCGCGATCGAGCGGGCGGTGGCCAAGCTCGGCCTGCCGGAGTCGGTGATCGCCAAGATGGCCGGGACCAGCGATGCCTTTGCCGCGACGCAGAAAAGCCAGCCGTTCATGATTCTTGGGGCGCTGGTGGCGGTCTACCTGGTGCTCGGGGTGCTCTACGAGAGCTACATCCACCCGCTGACCATTCTGTCCACGCTGCCGTCGGCCGGTGTCGGCGCGTTGCTCAGCATTTACCTGCTGGGTGGCGAGTTCAGCCTGATTTCCCTGCTCGGATTGTTCCTGCTGATCGGGGTGGTGAAGAAGAACGCGATCCTGATGATCGACCTGGCCCTGCAACTGGAGCGCAATGGCGGCCTCGAGCCCCAGGCGTCGATCCGCGAAGCCTGCCTGCTGCGCCTGCGGCCGATCCTGATGACCACCCTGGCGGCGATCCTCGGCGCTCTGCCGCTGATGCTCAGCACCGCCGAAGGTGCGGAGATGCGCCAGCCGTTGGGCCTGACCATCATCGGCGGGCTGATCTTCAGCCAGATCCTGACGCTTTATACCACCCCGGTGGTTTACCTTTATCTTGATCGCCTGCGCCACCGTTTCAACGCCTGGCGCGGCGTACGTACCGATGGTGCTCTGGAAACTCCGCTATGACTGACCCTGCATACCGCAATGTGACCGCGCAGGCGGCCCAACGCCTGGAAATGGCGCGTGGCTCGCGCCTGCTGAGCCTGGCCCTGTGTGGGTTGATGCTCAGCGCCTGCGCCGTTGGCCCGGATTACCAGCGCCCGGATGCCGCCGCCCCGGCGCAGTACAAGGAAGCAGCCGGCTGGCGCCAGGCCCAGCCCAGCGATGCGCTGGCCCGTGGCGCCTGGTGGGAGCTGTACGGTGATCCGGTGCTCAATGGCCTGGTGGAAAAGCTCAACAGCAGCAACCAGACCGTGGCCCAGTCCGAGGCACAGTTTCGCCAGGCCCAGGCGCTGGTGCGCAGCTCCCGCGGGGCGTTCTTTCCGAGCGTCGACCTGAGTGCCGGCAAGACCCGCTCCAGCCAGGGCACCGGCAGCAGCAACTCGAGCCTGAGCAGTTCCTCGAGCGGAATACGCGATACCTACAACGCCCAACTGGGCGTGAGCTGGGAGGCGGATGTCTGGGGCAAGCTGCGCCGCGGCCTCGAGGCGGACAAGGCCAGTGCCCAGGCCAGCTTCGCCGACCTGGCGGCGATGCGCCTGAGCCAGCAGTCGGAACTGGTACAGAACTACCTGCAACTGCGGGTGATCGACGAACAGAAACGCCTGCTCGAGGCCACGGTGCAGGCTTACGAGCGTTCGCTGAAAACCACCGAGAACCAGTACCGTTTCGGCGTCTCGGGCAAGGCCGCGATCGCCCAGGCCCAGACCCAGCTCAAGAGTGCCCAGGGCGACCTGATCGACCTGGCCTGGCAGCGCGCCCAGTTTGAAAACGCGATTGCCGTGCTGACCGGCCAGGCACCGGCCGACTTCAAGCTGGTGGCGACCCGGGATGTTCCGGCGTTGCCGCAGATTCCGCTGGGCCTGCCTTCGCAACTGCTTGAGCGACGTCCGGATGTGGCGTCGGCCGAGCGTTCGGTGATCGCCGCCAACGCCAAGATCGGCGTAGCCAAGGCCGCCTACTATCCGGACCTGACCTTGAGCCTGTCCGGTGGCTACAGCAGCAGTACCTATGCCGACTGGATCAGCCTGCCGAACCGCTTCTGGTCGGTGGGGCCGAAACTGGCGATGACCCTGTTCGACGGCGGCCAGCGTTCGGCGGAAGTGGAGCGCACCGAGGCGGTGTATGACCAGACCGTCGCCAAGTACCGCCAGACCGTGCTGGATGGCTTTCGCGAGGTGGAAAACTACATGGTGCAGCTCAAGGTCATGGAGAACGAGGCAGGGGTGCGCCAGCAGGCGTTGGACTCGGCCCGTGAATCCCTGCGCCTGACCGAGAACCAGTACAAGGCCGGCCTGATTGCCTACCTGGATGTGGTCACCGTGCAGACCACGGCCCTGAGCAATGAGCGCAGCGTGTTGAGCCTGTTGCAAAGCCGCCTGCTCGCCAGCGTGCAACTGATCGCCGCCCTTGGCGGCGGCTGGGACGGGGCGACCGAACCGGTGGCCGCCAAGTAGCCGCGCCCCCTGTAGGAGCCGGCTTGCTGGCGATCCGCCGCAGGCGGCCATCCAAGCATATGCCTGGCCGGCTGGCGCCGCTGTCAGTCACGCGGGCCGAGGTCTATACGCACGAATGTGCCCTTGGAATTGGGGCCCACCTTGCCGGCGCGGCTGAAGAGCTTGTAGTAGGCCAGGTGCACACCATCGGCCAGTTCAAGAAAGTACTCCGCATCCAGGCGAATGATGATGTCACGGTCGGCCCGGGTCACCAGGACGTCGCTGAGCACCGGCTCGTTGGGGCCGCCGAGGCAGAGGCCGACCCTGTCACCGGCGGTCTGCCCGGGATACTGTTCGACCAGGAACTTCACGCTGTTGCAATGCCTGAGCAGGTAGTCACGGGTCACGCCCGGAAAACCGACTTCGTCGTCCACCACGGGCTTGGTACCGGCCTGGTCATGATTGGGCACGCGCAGGTCGATGGTGAAGGCCACGGGGTCCGACTCGTAGGTAACGCCGGCATGGTTGCGCACCTTGAAGGCGACCTTTGAAACCCCGTCTTCATGCAGGTACTTGTAGGGTAACCATACCCTGAGCGGAAAGTGCAGGGGGCCGGGCAACGGCACAGGCACCTCATGCACACTGCCGGTAGGCGAGGTGTAGAGCAGGGTCATGTGGTCGACTTGGCCACTTTGTGCGGGGTCGGGCCAGGCGTTCTCGATGTCCAGGGCAAGATTGGACGTGAGGGCGGCGACAGGCAGAAGATTGTGCTGCGGATAGTGGAAGTTTCCCAGTGCCAGCGCAATATGCGGGGCGGGAAGGGGGGTGTGATCCATCGTCGTGGTCTCCATCGTGGCTGACAAGTGACAGGTGCTGCCTGGGCAACACCTGTCCCGCTGGCAATCCGGATGGATACAGCTGCCAGATACCCATTAGGGCCCGTGCGCTTGATACTGGCTACTGTCAGTTCTGACAGTTTTGCCAGGTTCCCGACGAACGTCAGATCACGGCGATTTCCACCTCGTCACCCGCCCAACGTACCGGCCAGACCCGCAGTTGTTGCTCCGGATACTCCAGGCACAGGCCGTCTTCCAG of the Pseudomonas vanderleydeniana genome contains:
- a CDS encoding MdtB/MuxB family multidrug efflux RND transporter permease subunit: MNLSRLFILRPVATTLSMLAIVLAGVIAYRLLPVSALPQVDYPTIRVMTLYPGASPDVMTSAVTAPLERQFGQMPGLTQMASTSSGGASVLTLRFNLDINMDVAEQQVQAAINAATNLLPKDLPAPPVYNKVNPADTPVLTLAITSKTMLLPKLNDLVDTRMAQKIAQISGVGMVSIAGGQRQAVRIKVNPEALAANSLNLSDVRTLIGASNVNQPKGNFDGPTRVSMLDANDQLRSPKEYAELILAYKNGAPLRLKDVAEIVDGAENERLAAWANENQAVLLNIQRQPGANVIEVVDRIKALLPSITDNLPAGIDVAVLTDRTQTIRASVTDVQHELLIAIALVVMVTFLFLRRASATIIPSVAVPLSLIGTFGVMYLAGFSVNNLTLMALTIATGFVVDDAIVMLENISRFVEEGDSPMQAALKGAKQIGFTLVSLTLSLIAVLIPLLFMADVVGRLFREFAITLAVAILISLVVSLTLTPMMCARLLKREPKEEEQGRFYRASGAWIDWLIEAYGRKLQWVLKHQPLTLLVAIGTLALTVFLYLMVPKGFFPVQDTGVIQGISEAPQAVSFAAMSQRQQELAKVILADPAVESLSSYIGVDGDNATLNSGRLLINLKPHRQRDLSAAQVINRLQPQVDQLVGIRLFMQPVQDLTIEDRVSRTQYQFSMSSPDADLLAEWSGKLLQALAERPELTDVASDLQDKGLQVYLVIDRDAASRLGVSVSDITDALYDGFGQRQISTIYTQASQYRVVLQAQAGEKIGPAALDQIHVKTTSGSQVRLSSLARIEERQAQLAISHIGQFPAVTMSFNLAPGIALGKGVEIIDQVKQDIGMPIGVQTQFQGAAEAFQASLSSTLLLILAAVVTMYIVLGVLYESYIHPVTILSTLPSAAVGALLALILSGNDLGMIAIIGIILLIGIVKKNAIMMIDFALDAERNQGIAPEQAIYQAALLRFRPILMTTLAALFGAVPLMLATGSGAELRQPLGLVMVGGLLVSQVLTLFTTPVIYLFFDRLGRRWGRHPSRLEQADT
- a CDS encoding efflux transporter outer membrane subunit, coding for MTDPAYRNVTAQAAQRLEMARGSRLLSLALCGLMLSACAVGPDYQRPDAAAPAQYKEAAGWRQAQPSDALARGAWWELYGDPVLNGLVEKLNSSNQTVAQSEAQFRQAQALVRSSRGAFFPSVDLSAGKTRSSQGTGSSNSSLSSSSSGIRDTYNAQLGVSWEADVWGKLRRGLEADKASAQASFADLAAMRLSQQSELVQNYLQLRVIDEQKRLLEATVQAYERSLKTTENQYRFGVSGKAAIAQAQTQLKSAQGDLIDLAWQRAQFENAIAVLTGQAPADFKLVATRDVPALPQIPLGLPSQLLERRPDVASAERSVIAANAKIGVAKAAYYPDLTLSLSGGYSSSTYADWISLPNRFWSVGPKLAMTLFDGGQRSAEVERTEAVYDQTVAKYRQTVLDGFREVENYMVQLKVMENEAGVRQQALDSARESLRLTENQYKAGLIAYLDVVTVQTTALSNERSVLSLLQSRLLASVQLIAALGGGWDGATEPVAAK
- a CDS encoding efflux RND transporter permease subunit — encoded protein: MNLSGPFIRRPVATMLLSLAIVLLGGVSFGLLPVSPLPQMDFPVIVVQASLPGASPEVMASTVATPLERSFGVIPGVNTMSSRSSQGSTRVILQFDLDRDINGAAREVQAAINASRNLLPSGMRSMPTYKKVNPSQAPIMVLSLTSDVLQKGQLYDLASTILSQSLSQVPGVGEVQIGGSSLPAVRIELEPQALNQYGVALDDVRTTIANANVRRPKGSLEDDQRNWQVQANDQLEKAKDYEPLIIHYQNGAALRLGDVAKISDGVEDRYNSGFFNNDAAVLLVINRQAGANIIETVNEIKAQLPALQAVLPSSVKLNLAMDRSPVIKATLHEAEMTLLIAVALVVLVVYLFLGNFRASLIPTLAVPVSLIGTFAIMYLYGFSLNNLSLMALILATGLVVDDAIVVLENISRHIDDGVAPMKAAYLGAKEVGFTLLSMNVSLVAVFLSILFMGGIIESLFREFSITLAASIVVSLVVSLTLTPMLCARWLKPHAKGVQTRLQRWSEKANDRMVDAYGKSLDWVLRHRRLTLLSLLITIGVNIALYVVVPKTFMPQQDTGQLIGFVRGDDGLSFGVMQPKMETFRKAILADPAVQSVAGFIGGNNGTNNAFMLVRLKPIKERNISAQKVIERLRVEMPKVAGARLMLMADQDLQFGGGREQTTSQYSYILQSDDLAALREWYPKVITAFKGLPELTAIDAREGRGAQQTTLVVDRDTAKRLGVDMSMVTAVLNNAYSQRQISTIYDTLNQYQVVMEVNPKYAQDPETLNQVKVIGKDGERIPLSAIAHYENSLQEDQVNHEGQFASQSLSFDMAPGVTVEQGTAAIERAVAKLGLPESVIAKMAGTSDAFAATQKSQPFMILGALVAVYLVLGVLYESYIHPLTILSTLPSAGVGALLSIYLLGGEFSLISLLGLFLLIGVVKKNAILMIDLALQLERNGGLEPQASIREACLLRLRPILMTTLAAILGALPLMLSTAEGAEMRQPLGLTIIGGLIFSQILTLYTTPVVYLYLDRLRHRFNAWRGVRTDGALETPL